One window from the genome of Dyella sp. A6 encodes:
- the purF gene encoding amidophosphoribosyltransferase, with amino-acid sequence MCGIIGIVGTTEVASALYDGLTVLQHRGQDAAGIATVDGARLRLHKGNGLVRDVFTQRAMSGLRGRVGIGHCRYPTAGSEGAEEAQPFYVNSPYGIAFAHNGNLVNTESLRKEMFEDDRRHINTDSDSEILLNVLAHELQIQDRMALTPDHIFKAVAGVHARARGGYACIALLLGYGLLAFRDPHGIRPLVLGERVTSEGREYAVASESVALDVLGFKRLRDVAPGEAVFITNDGQLFSRHCADGAVHSPCIFEYVYLARPDSMIENVSVYKARLRMGQKLAEKIMRERPDHGIDAVIPIPDTARTAASALAEALGVPFREGFVKNRYVGRTFIMPGQGDRVKSVRRKLNPVELEFRKKTVLLVDDSIVRGTTSRQIIQMARDAGARQVYFASAAPPVRYPNVYGIDMPSATELVAAGKTEQEVQGMLGADWLIYQDLSDLVWAVQDGNESLQDFDASCFNGEYITGLDDNYLRQIEMLRSDDAKAARRSA; translated from the coding sequence ATGTGCGGAATCATCGGTATTGTCGGTACCACCGAGGTGGCGTCGGCGCTTTATGACGGCTTGACGGTGCTTCAGCATCGCGGCCAGGACGCGGCAGGCATCGCCACCGTGGATGGTGCGCGACTGCGCCTGCACAAGGGCAACGGCCTGGTGCGCGACGTGTTCACTCAGCGTGCCATGAGCGGCCTGCGCGGGCGTGTCGGCATCGGTCACTGCCGTTACCCGACGGCCGGTTCGGAGGGCGCCGAGGAGGCCCAGCCGTTCTACGTGAACTCGCCGTACGGCATCGCCTTCGCGCACAACGGCAACCTGGTGAACACCGAATCGCTGCGCAAGGAGATGTTCGAGGACGACCGGCGTCACATCAACACCGACTCGGACTCGGAGATCCTGCTCAACGTGCTGGCGCACGAGCTGCAGATCCAGGACCGCATGGCGCTGACGCCCGATCACATCTTCAAGGCGGTGGCCGGCGTGCACGCGCGGGCGCGCGGCGGTTATGCCTGCATCGCGCTGCTGCTGGGCTATGGTCTGCTGGCGTTCCGCGATCCGCATGGCATCCGGCCGCTGGTGCTGGGCGAGCGGGTGACTTCGGAGGGGCGCGAATACGCGGTCGCGTCGGAGTCGGTGGCGCTTGACGTGCTGGGCTTCAAGCGCCTGCGCGACGTGGCCCCGGGCGAGGCGGTGTTCATCACCAACGATGGCCAGTTGTTCTCCCGGCATTGCGCCGACGGCGCGGTCCATTCGCCGTGCATTTTCGAGTATGTCTACCTGGCCCGGCCTGACTCGATGATCGAGAACGTGTCGGTGTACAAGGCGCGCCTGCGCATGGGCCAGAAGCTGGCCGAGAAGATCATGCGTGAGCGGCCCGACCATGGCATCGATGCCGTCATCCCGATTCCCGACACCGCGCGCACGGCGGCCAGTGCGCTGGCCGAGGCGCTGGGCGTGCCGTTCCGCGAGGGCTTCGTGAAGAACCGCTACGTGGGGCGCACCTTCATCATGCCGGGGCAGGGCGACCGGGTGAAATCGGTACGCCGCAAGCTCAACCCGGTCGAGCTGGAATTCCGCAAGAAGACCGTGTTGCTGGTGGACGACTCGATCGTGCGCGGCACCACGTCGCGGCAGATCATCCAGATGGCGCGCGACGCGGGGGCCAGGCAGGTGTATTTCGCGTCTGCCGCGCCGCCGGTGCGCTACCCCAACGTGTACGGCATCGACATGCCTTCGGCCACGGAACTGGTGGCTGCCGGCAAGACCGAGCAGGAAGTGCAGGGCATGCTCGGCGCCGACTGGCTGATCTACCAGGATCTGAGCGATCTGGTGTGGGCAGTTCAGGACGGCAACGAGTCGTTGCAGGATTTCGATGCCTCGTGCTTCAACGGCGAGTACATCACCGGGCTCGACGACAACTACCTGCGCCAGATCGAGATGCTGCGCTCGGACGACGCCAAGGCCGCGCGCCGCAGCGCGTGA
- a CDS encoding ferritin-like domain-containing protein, translated as MRPAETAVALTGAADLHAAAKACLDATDPAEKLCLTRAVWAAVASGELRPDPSADPPEPIGAAGRPARPQLVSARQVPQRGLGTAEGRAALVHAVAHIEFNAINLAWDAVYRFRGMPGDYYRDWVSCAHDEARHFALLSARLAELGHAYGDFDAHNGLWDMAEKTAHHDTARMALVPRVLEARGLDVTPGMIERLHHAGDERTIAVLEVILREEVAHVAAGTRWYRWCCERDGSDPFETFFALLREYMGVSLRGPFNRPARLEAGFIEAELDRLAALAAAG; from the coding sequence ATGCGTCCGGCTGAGACTGCTGTGGCGCTGACCGGAGCGGCAGACCTGCATGCCGCCGCCAAGGCTTGCCTGGACGCCACCGATCCCGCCGAGAAACTGTGCCTGACACGCGCGGTGTGGGCGGCGGTGGCATCCGGCGAACTGCGGCCGGACCCCTCTGCGGACCCACCCGAGCCGATCGGCGCTGCCGGTCGGCCGGCGCGGCCGCAGCTGGTCAGCGCGCGTCAGGTGCCGCAGCGTGGCCTTGGTACGGCGGAGGGGCGTGCCGCGCTGGTGCATGCGGTGGCGCATATCGAGTTCAACGCGATAAACCTGGCCTGGGATGCGGTCTACCGCTTCCGCGGCATGCCCGGCGATTACTACCGGGACTGGGTCAGTTGCGCCCACGACGAGGCGCGGCACTTCGCCCTGCTGTCCGCGCGGCTGGCCGAGCTGGGGCATGCCTACGGTGACTTCGACGCGCACAACGGCTTGTGGGACATGGCCGAGAAGACCGCGCACCACGACACCGCGCGCATGGCCCTGGTGCCGCGCGTGCTGGAGGCGCGCGGACTGGACGTGACGCCGGGCATGATCGAGCGTCTGCACCACGCCGGCGACGAACGCACCATCGCCGTGCTGGAGGTGATCCTGCGCGAGGAAGTGGCCCACGTGGCTGCTGGCACGCGCTGGTATCGCTGGTGCTGCGAACGAGACGGTAGCGACCCGTTCGAAACCTTCTTCGCGTTGTTGCGCGAGTACATGGGCGTCAGCCTGCGTGGCCCCTTCAACCGCCCGGCACGACTGGAGGCAGGCTTCATCGAGGCCGAGCTGGACAGGCTGGCGGCATTGGCTGCGGCTGGCTGA
- a CDS encoding DUF4242 domain-containing protein, which produces MPKFLIEREIPGAGALTSEQLKSISQTSCGVLQSMGPRIQWVQSYVTDDKVYCVYIAPDEATVREHASQGGFPANKVTPIHAVIDPTTAE; this is translated from the coding sequence ATGCCGAAATTCCTGATCGAACGCGAAATCCCGGGCGCCGGTGCACTTACATCGGAGCAGCTCAAGAGCATCTCGCAGACTTCCTGCGGTGTACTGCAGTCGATGGGGCCCCGCATCCAGTGGGTGCAAAGCTACGTCACCGACGACAAGGTCTACTGCGTCTACATCGCGCCGGACGAGGCGACCGTGCGCGAGCATGCCAGCCAGGGAGGCTTTCCGGCCAACAAGGTAACCCCGATCCATGCCGTCATCGACCCGACCACGGCCGAATGA